One genomic region from Thalassotalea sp. PS06 encodes:
- a CDS encoding ATP-binding protein, with the protein MSLISRRWYSSLFVKMFLGFWLVALVSILVTRWVSLNLLTPPEAAPLNFQQQKILQRASKQIQQSLDQMPNSGFRKLEPWLKRNGRLPRELWLYDRDEDRLYTNARYPKPVVHDRLAQLNFPQPVKHSLPGYNLIGPKLLELQQGNLQLYIGIRKDPKNAKGFFNRLPDWLRLLSMFMVSALVCGILTWLLIKPVKRLTSASRQFGLGDLDVRVPEFERRHDELGELGQAFNRMAEQLNQHISAHKRLLGDVSHELRSPLTRLQLLISLIEKQSQDMPQLKENLDRSRNEIEQLDDMVGKALALSRLENQIKPIDRKPVDMVQLCQQICEEQQIQAQTKNIQLIFNPGNSQALAQYWGDRELLQSAISNVLNNAIKYSPSDSTVSLEIKASEPGLSIIISDAGQGVKEEDLQRIFKPFYREDNSRTRKTGGTGLGLAIAKDAVKRHGGTIKARATNPTAAQPGLSVIMELPYDIA; encoded by the coding sequence GTGAGCTTAATTTCACGACGCTGGTATTCGTCACTTTTTGTTAAAATGTTTCTCGGCTTTTGGTTAGTCGCCCTGGTTTCTATTCTGGTTACCCGCTGGGTTAGCCTCAATCTGCTGACACCGCCGGAGGCGGCGCCATTAAACTTTCAACAACAAAAAATTTTGCAACGAGCCAGTAAGCAAATTCAACAGTCTTTGGATCAGATGCCCAACTCCGGATTTCGCAAACTCGAACCCTGGTTGAAAAGAAACGGCCGCCTGCCGCGGGAGCTGTGGCTGTACGATCGCGATGAAGACCGCCTCTATACCAATGCCCGTTATCCGAAACCCGTGGTCCATGATCGATTGGCGCAACTAAACTTCCCGCAGCCGGTGAAACATTCCTTACCCGGATACAATCTGATTGGCCCAAAATTGCTGGAATTACAACAAGGTAATTTGCAGTTGTATATTGGTATTCGTAAAGATCCCAAGAACGCAAAGGGCTTTTTTAATCGCCTTCCTGACTGGTTAAGGCTGTTGTCGATGTTCATGGTATCAGCACTGGTATGCGGCATACTGACCTGGTTACTGATTAAACCGGTTAAACGCCTTACCTCAGCCAGTCGACAATTCGGCCTTGGCGACCTCGATGTGCGAGTCCCAGAATTTGAGCGCCGCCATGATGAACTTGGTGAACTTGGACAAGCTTTTAACCGCATGGCCGAGCAACTGAACCAACATATCAGTGCTCATAAGCGCTTGCTGGGCGATGTATCCCATGAGCTACGCTCCCCCCTAACCCGCCTGCAATTATTGATTAGTTTGATTGAGAAACAAAGCCAGGATATGCCGCAGCTGAAGGAAAACCTGGATCGCAGTCGCAATGAAATCGAACAACTGGACGATATGGTGGGTAAAGCGTTGGCGTTATCAAGACTGGAAAACCAGATAAAACCCATAGACCGTAAGCCTGTGGATATGGTTCAGCTCTGTCAGCAAATCTGCGAAGAACAACAGATACAGGCTCAGACTAAAAACATTCAGTTAATATTTAATCCCGGTAACTCTCAAGCCCTCGCTCAGTATTGGGGCGATCGCGAGCTTTTACAGAGCGCCATTTCGAATGTATTGAATAACGCTATCAAGTATTCACCAAGCGATAGCACCGTGAGTCTTGAGATTAAAGCCTCGGAACCAGGGTTATCGATAATCATCAGCGATGCAGGACAAGGAGTGAAAGAAGAAGATTTGCAGCGGATCTTTAAACCTTTTTATCGCGAAGATAACTCCAGAACCCGTAAAACCGGTGGTACTGGATTAGGCCTGGCAATCGCCAAAGATGCAGTGAAACGCCATGGTGGCACAATCAAAGCCCGGGCGACAAATCCAACAGCGGCACAACCGGGACTTTCGGTGATAATGGAATTACCTTATGATATTGCTTAA
- a CDS encoding response regulator transcription factor, whose product MSVQHKPILLIDDDQSLAELLSEYLATEDITIEACHDGLSGLQKARNQDYSLILLDVMMPGLTGFEVLQALGGHHHTPIIMLTAKGDEADRVLGLTLGADDYLPKPFNPAELLARIQAIFRRIDIVAQQKAQQPISCNQITLTPATRQVEYAQQSIELTGTEFEMLHLLMQQPDQVISKETLSESVLNRPLAKFDRGIDMHISNIRRKLQQQGKIDCINTVRGVGYIFNSATGDS is encoded by the coding sequence ATGAGCGTGCAACATAAACCTATCCTATTGATTGATGATGACCAGTCTCTGGCAGAACTGCTATCGGAATACTTAGCAACCGAAGATATAACGATTGAAGCTTGTCATGATGGTCTAAGTGGCTTGCAAAAAGCGAGAAATCAGGATTATTCATTAATCTTACTCGATGTGATGATGCCGGGCCTTACCGGATTTGAAGTCTTGCAGGCTCTCGGTGGCCATCATCACACACCGATTATTATGCTTACTGCCAAAGGCGACGAAGCCGATCGGGTTCTGGGACTTACTCTTGGCGCTGATGACTACTTGCCGAAGCCGTTCAATCCTGCAGAATTATTAGCGCGAATTCAGGCTATTTTTCGTCGTATCGATATTGTTGCCCAGCAAAAAGCTCAACAACCCATTTCCTGTAATCAGATTACCCTGACACCGGCAACCCGACAGGTGGAATACGCTCAACAATCGATTGAATTAACCGGAACTGAATTTGAAATGCTGCATCTGTTGATGCAACAACCGGATCAGGTAATAAGTAAAGAAACTCTATCAGAATCGGTTTTGAACCGGCCATTGGCAAAATTTGATCGTGGTATCGATATGCATATTTCCAATATCCGCAGAAAGCTGCAACAGCAGGGAAAAATTGATTGTATCAATACCGTGCGCGGTGTCGGTTATATCTTCAACTCCGCGACGGGGGATTCGTGA
- a CDS encoding Spy/CpxP family protein refolding chaperone, with protein sequence MKRTNALKTSAVLVLLSSLAFSSMAFDMHKHKGEHGKQGYRMEKMLRALDLSDAQRAQIKEIRSNSKQQLEALAPEKKEHRQELQAIIKADSFDENAFLALQNETAQKRQQAGLIRAKTMHQIYHVLDADQQAKFEKMQQKRKQRN encoded by the coding sequence ATGAAACGTACAAATGCACTAAAGACATCGGCAGTTCTGGTGTTGTTATCAAGTTTAGCATTTTCGAGCATGGCCTTTGATATGCACAAACATAAAGGCGAGCACGGCAAGCAAGGTTATCGCATGGAAAAAATGCTTCGTGCCTTAGATTTAAGTGATGCGCAAAGAGCTCAAATCAAAGAAATTCGTAGTAACAGCAAACAGCAGTTAGAAGCCTTGGCACCGGAGAAAAAGGAGCATCGTCAGGAGCTGCAGGCGATCATTAAGGCAGATTCTTTTGATGAAAATGCCTTCCTTGCGCTACAAAATGAAACGGCACAAAAACGTCAGCAAGCCGGCCTCATCCGAGCCAAAACCATGCATCAGATTTATCACGTTCTGGATGCAGACCAACAAGCAAAGTTTGAAAAAATGCAGCAAAAGCGCAAACAACGAAACTGA
- a CDS encoding M56 family metallopeptidase, translating into MSPDWLNILQQLSYTLGHFLWQGLVIALVLKISLVFIDKRYAQLRYLSAVSALIACLIAPVYTFSQLIQSSPGAMVGQSLPWVQDFVQSTQNIILSQGFTKTLQISHLFAIGWLLIVSILLIKFAIEFSWAQAVRRQQVLAPTNELQQQFSRLVEQLKMTRRAQLLLSFHISSPMTLGFLKPVILLPAQLVTGLSKEQLELVLLHELVHIKRYDYAVNLAQALIELLLFFHPAVHWIGRQIRLERECICDQQVLKHKNDTLSYARLMTDLADYHQSTSDLAIAANGGELTQRVQRMLDNSNQPARWNTLIPVTFVAVLFAGLCGLSANSLWKTILGSSNAANFTSNQADKQSNVAQASIAHWLLNPMERDSQQAIADSDGLPLLESEVSLTDFSPENSVQAIIAKLSTDMVNASYDDASALIDNIKPVAMNQPEQSQPSIQLAADDTSTIADNRLANTAVDDANVEPIEVAIEPVIDALVTAEPLNPLVNNQMTVFANKAAKALVLPVMELQDDLSGQAQLLDSSQLIATTYPNLQQQAELIEAQVLKTYAPKYPKLAARRKLSKAVQVSFVIDVAGRVTQLDFEEDYQVRYFKGSISEAMKKWRFKPATLNGKPVESSMTKIFDFNLEG; encoded by the coding sequence TTGTCACCTGACTGGTTAAATATCTTACAACAACTGTCATATACACTAGGTCACTTTCTCTGGCAGGGACTGGTGATTGCGCTAGTGCTGAAGATAAGTCTGGTGTTTATCGACAAACGATATGCGCAACTGAGATATTTAAGTGCCGTCAGCGCCTTAATCGCCTGTCTGATAGCGCCAGTTTATACCTTTTCACAATTAATCCAATCCAGTCCAGGCGCTATGGTCGGTCAGTCATTGCCCTGGGTGCAAGACTTCGTTCAGTCAACGCAAAATATCATATTAAGCCAGGGATTCACCAAGACACTGCAGATCAGTCATCTGTTTGCTATTGGTTGGCTACTAATCGTCAGTATTCTGCTGATAAAATTTGCAATCGAGTTTAGCTGGGCGCAAGCCGTTCGGCGTCAGCAGGTCTTAGCACCGACGAATGAGCTGCAACAGCAGTTTTCAAGGTTGGTTGAACAGTTAAAGATGACGCGTCGGGCGCAGCTGTTGTTATCCTTCCATATTAGCTCGCCAATGACACTGGGATTCTTAAAGCCTGTAATCCTGTTACCTGCACAGCTTGTTACTGGGTTGAGCAAAGAGCAGCTGGAATTGGTTTTACTGCATGAATTAGTGCATATCAAACGCTATGATTATGCGGTTAATCTGGCACAGGCGCTGATCGAACTCTTGTTATTTTTCCATCCAGCTGTGCATTGGATCGGTCGTCAGATTCGTCTGGAAAGAGAATGTATTTGCGATCAACAGGTACTGAAACATAAAAACGACACCTTGAGTTATGCGCGGTTAATGACAGATTTAGCCGACTACCATCAATCGACATCGGATTTAGCAATTGCGGCAAACGGTGGCGAGCTGACCCAACGGGTACAACGTATGTTGGATAACAGTAATCAGCCAGCTCGTTGGAATACGTTAATACCGGTTACGTTTGTGGCGGTATTATTTGCGGGTCTATGCGGCCTTTCTGCCAATTCTCTGTGGAAGACGATTCTCGGTAGCTCTAACGCCGCAAACTTTACAAGTAACCAAGCCGACAAGCAGAGCAATGTTGCCCAGGCCAGTATCGCCCATTGGTTACTCAACCCTATGGAGCGTGATTCACAGCAAGCGATAGCTGATAGTGACGGTTTGCCGCTGCTTGAAAGCGAGGTAAGCCTCACTGACTTCTCACCGGAAAATTCGGTGCAGGCCATTATCGCGAAATTATCCACTGATATGGTCAATGCCAGTTATGATGATGCTTCGGCGCTCATTGACAACATCAAACCCGTTGCTATGAATCAGCCTGAACAAAGCCAACCTAGTATTCAGCTAGCTGCCGACGATACAAGCACAATTGCTGACAACCGCCTCGCTAACACAGCCGTCGATGATGCGAATGTAGAGCCAATTGAAGTTGCTATCGAGCCAGTAATCGATGCTTTGGTTACTGCTGAACCGTTAAATCCGTTAGTAAACAACCAAATGACAGTGTTTGCAAATAAGGCTGCAAAAGCGTTAGTGTTGCCAGTGATGGAGCTGCAGGATGATTTATCCGGTCAGGCGCAGTTGCTAGATAGTAGCCAGTTGATCGCCACCACCTATCCAAATCTACAACAGCAAGCTGAGCTGATTGAAGCTCAGGTGTTAAAAACCTACGCGCCTAAATACCCTAAACTCGCAGCACGCAGAAAATTGAGCAAAGCCGTTCAGGTATCATTCGTGATTGATGTTGCAGGCCGTGTGACTCAGCTGGACTTCGAAGAAGACTACCAGGTTCGTTATTTTAAAGGCTCCATCTCTGAAGCGATGAAAAAATGGCGCTTCAAACCTGCTACTTTAAACGGTAAACCGGTTGAAAGTTCGATGACTAAAATTTTCGATTTTAACCTCGAAGGCTAG
- a CDS encoding BlaI/MecI/CopY family transcriptional regulator, which yields MASPNRKPTEAELSLLTILWEIGPATVRQVHQAHNDSLPEDQHIGYTTVLKILQIMHEKKLVLRDERQRAHIYAPSESAVQTQSSLVKDLVQKAFNGSLSQLVMRAIGNSNNAEEISDIRSMLDELDSQQETVQ from the coding sequence ATGGCCAGCCCCAACAGAAAACCAACAGAAGCGGAATTGTCTTTATTAACCATTTTATGGGAGATAGGTCCGGCGACGGTTCGCCAGGTACACCAAGCACATAACGATAGCCTTCCTGAAGATCAACACATCGGTTACACCACAGTATTGAAGATCTTGCAAATCATGCATGAAAAGAAATTGGTATTGCGTGATGAAAGACAGCGTGCTCATATCTACGCGCCGTCAGAAAGCGCTGTGCAAACGCAAAGTTCACTGGTTAAAGATTTAGTGCAAAAAGCCTTTAATGGTTCACTATCACAACTGGTGATGCGAGCGATTGGTAATTCCAACAATGCTGAGGAAATCAGCGATATTCGTTCAATGCTGGATGAATTAGATAGCCAACAGGAAACGGTGCAATAG
- a CDS encoding NADPH-dependent FMN reductase: protein MAKILAFSGSARRDSYNQQLVKLAARGAQEAGSKVTVINLADYPMPIFCQDIEQESGMPEHADAFKNLLLDHQGILIASPEYNSAYSPLLKNALDWASRATSKDEVPLSAYKDKVACIMAASPGALGGIRGLSCLRLLLSNMGVTVLPQQVAINRAYSSFAQGRLVEEDKSNQVIRLGKQLATILQRHYED from the coding sequence ATGGCAAAGATTCTAGCATTTTCGGGAAGCGCTCGGCGTGACTCTTATAATCAACAACTGGTGAAACTGGCGGCACGCGGTGCTCAGGAAGCAGGCAGTAAAGTAACGGTAATTAATCTGGCTGATTACCCTATGCCAATATTTTGCCAGGATATTGAACAAGAATCAGGAATGCCCGAACACGCCGATGCCTTTAAGAACTTACTGCTGGATCATCAGGGAATTCTGATTGCCTCTCCGGAATACAACAGTGCCTACAGCCCGTTATTAAAAAATGCGCTCGACTGGGCCTCCAGGGCAACCAGCAAAGATGAGGTGCCCCTTAGCGCATACAAAGATAAGGTTGCCTGTATCATGGCGGCTTCACCTGGCGCGCTTGGTGGTATCCGCGGCTTGTCCTGTTTACGCCTGCTTCTGAGCAATATGGGAGTGACAGTTTTACCGCAACAAGTTGCGATTAATCGTGCCTATTCAAGCTTTGCTCAAGGTCGCTTGGTGGAGGAAGATAAATCTAATCAAGTCATAAGGTTAGGGAAACAATTAGCAACAATTTTGCAGCGCCATTACGAAGATTGA
- a CDS encoding glycerate kinase yields MKILVAPDSFKESLSATDVAKAIAEGLSESISDVDIRCLPLADGGEGTVEALTSAMGGSLETVDVKDPLGRSIQSQWGKIDNLAIIEMAAASGLELLSANERNPLVADSFGTGQVIIEAINQGANKIILGLGGSATNDGGAGLLRALGVRLLNAQGQDIGPGGGALNKLSHIDFKNLHPKVKDIEFAIACDVTNPLCGDNGASAIFGPQKGANDTMVEQLDNNLRHFASLLQSRCDIDLLKEPGMGAAGGLSLGLEAVAKTKRSSGFSLISSTTGLTEHLQWADLVITGEGKTDHQSLAGKTCFGVAKQARQQQTPCIIISGSLGAGYEQLYQHGVTACFSAAPGPMTLENAMQNAYSYLQQTARSIGRMLTINLQR; encoded by the coding sequence ATGAAGATACTTGTAGCACCAGACTCATTTAAAGAAAGCCTGTCGGCTACGGATGTAGCGAAAGCCATCGCCGAGGGTTTATCCGAATCCATTTCTGATGTTGACATACGTTGTTTGCCGCTTGCCGATGGTGGCGAAGGTACTGTTGAAGCCCTTACCAGCGCCATGGGTGGCAGCCTGGAAACCGTTGATGTTAAAGACCCGCTGGGAAGGAGCATTCAAAGCCAGTGGGGCAAAATCGACAATCTGGCAATCATCGAAATGGCCGCCGCATCGGGCCTTGAGTTACTTTCCGCTAATGAGCGGAACCCACTGGTAGCCGACAGTTTTGGCACTGGCCAAGTTATTATCGAGGCAATTAACCAGGGCGCGAATAAAATCATTCTCGGACTTGGTGGCAGCGCCACTAATGATGGTGGTGCCGGTTTACTGCGAGCCTTAGGAGTCAGACTGTTGAATGCACAAGGGCAAGACATTGGTCCCGGTGGTGGCGCCCTGAACAAGCTCAGCCATATCGATTTCAAAAATTTACATCCAAAGGTTAAAGATATTGAATTCGCCATTGCCTGCGATGTTACCAACCCACTTTGTGGGGATAATGGTGCCAGCGCCATATTTGGCCCGCAAAAAGGTGCCAATGACACCATGGTTGAACAATTGGACAATAATCTCAGGCATTTTGCCTCTTTACTGCAATCGAGATGTGATATTGATTTGCTTAAAGAGCCGGGAATGGGCGCTGCCGGTGGCTTGTCACTTGGGCTTGAAGCGGTAGCCAAAACCAAACGCTCTTCAGGCTTTTCGCTGATCAGTAGCACCACGGGTTTAACAGAGCATTTACAGTGGGCAGATCTGGTCATTACCGGCGAAGGAAAAACCGATCATCAATCGCTTGCCGGTAAAACCTGCTTTGGCGTTGCGAAACAGGCACGACAACAGCAAACTCCTTGCATCATCATCAGTGGCTCGCTTGGAGCAGGTTACGAGCAACTCTACCAACACGGTGTGACGGCATGTTTTAGTGCCGCACCCGGACCTATGACACTGGAGAATGCCATGCAAAATGCCTATAGCTACCTGCAACAGACAGCACGTTCCATAGGCCGAATGCTGACCATAAATCTGCAAAGATAA
- a CDS encoding Tex family protein: MINISQQIAQELSVNSSQVQAAINLLDEGATVPFIARYRKEVTQGLDDNHLRHLEQRLTYLRELQERKDLVLKNINEQGKLTVELRQAIEQADNKTSLEDLYLPYRPKRRTKGQIAIEAGIEPLADALLADWNLDPEQQAQAYIDSDAGFATSKDVLDGAAYILMERFSEDAQLIQKLRRHLLKQAHITAKVSDESAQGAHKYKDYFQFSEKLSTIPSHRALAILRGRNEGILQLSLDVDPNSELTESSAEVMIRDHYQLHLNQQNVANWLNRVVRLTWKVKLGLSLETELISSMREAAELEAIDVFARNLKALLMAAPGGPKVTMGIDPGIRTGCKIAVVDATGKLLHTTTIFPHEPQNHWQKSMRTLSHLINEHKIELVAIGNGTASRETDTLVAEALAELSGNKPAKLIVSEAGASVYSASETAAKEFPELDVSLRGAVSIARRLQDPLAELVKIEPKAIGVGQYQHDVSQSQLSKSLDAVVEDCVNAVGVDANSASIPLLARVAGLTRTMAQNIVAYRDENGAFNNRQQLLKVARLGPKAFEQAAGFIRINQGDNPLDASGVHPESYQLVNRMASESGLAVEQLIGEQQHIKQLDAKNFVTEQFGLPTIKDILSELEKPGRDPRGEFKTAKFKEGVNKLTDLTENLILEGVVSNVTKFGAFVDIGVHQDGLVHISSLTDKFVSDPHDVVKAGDIVKVKVLEVDVKRKRISLTMRLNETANAGKSDNRSKSNSSNKAAKQGQRSSQNRQRDKQPANSMMGNAFAEAFAKAKK; encoded by the coding sequence ATGATTAACATTTCCCAGCAAATTGCTCAGGAACTCTCCGTCAACTCTTCTCAGGTCCAGGCCGCCATCAATCTTCTTGATGAAGGTGCCACCGTGCCTTTTATTGCCCGTTACCGTAAAGAGGTCACCCAGGGTCTCGATGATAACCATCTGCGTCATCTTGAACAGCGACTTACCTATCTTCGGGAATTACAGGAACGCAAAGACCTGGTCCTGAAGAATATTAATGAACAAGGCAAGCTAACCGTTGAACTTCGCCAGGCGATTGAGCAAGCGGACAATAAAACCAGCCTGGAAGATTTGTACCTGCCGTATCGGCCAAAACGTCGCACCAAAGGACAAATTGCCATCGAAGCCGGAATCGAGCCATTAGCCGACGCACTGCTGGCAGATTGGAACCTTGATCCTGAACAGCAGGCACAGGCTTACATTGATAGCGACGCCGGTTTTGCGACAAGCAAAGACGTGTTAGATGGTGCCGCGTATATTTTGATGGAACGATTTAGTGAAGATGCGCAGCTTATTCAAAAGTTACGTCGACATTTATTAAAACAAGCGCATATTACCGCGAAAGTTAGCGATGAATCAGCACAGGGCGCTCATAAATATAAAGATTATTTTCAATTTAGTGAAAAGTTAAGCACCATACCCTCGCATCGGGCACTGGCTATTTTGCGTGGCCGCAACGAGGGTATTTTACAGCTTAGCCTGGATGTTGATCCGAACAGTGAGTTAACCGAATCATCAGCAGAAGTGATGATCCGCGACCATTATCAGCTGCACTTAAATCAGCAAAATGTCGCGAACTGGCTCAACCGTGTCGTGCGTCTTACCTGGAAAGTGAAATTAGGCCTTTCTCTGGAAACCGAATTAATCTCGAGTATGCGCGAGGCCGCTGAACTGGAAGCTATTGATGTATTTGCCCGCAACCTCAAGGCCTTGTTGATGGCAGCACCGGGTGGCCCGAAAGTCACCATGGGCATAGACCCTGGTATTCGCACCGGTTGTAAGATAGCCGTTGTCGATGCTACCGGTAAGTTATTACACACCACGACCATCTTCCCGCATGAGCCGCAAAATCACTGGCAAAAATCGATGCGCACCTTGTCGCATCTGATTAATGAACACAAGATCGAGTTGGTTGCCATCGGTAACGGTACCGCGTCCCGTGAAACCGATACCTTAGTCGCGGAAGCGCTGGCAGAATTGAGCGGTAATAAGCCCGCGAAATTGATTGTCTCTGAAGCAGGCGCCAGTGTTTATTCAGCCTCGGAAACCGCTGCTAAAGAATTCCCAGAGCTTGATGTCTCCTTACGTGGTGCCGTATCGATTGCCCGACGATTGCAGGATCCGTTAGCAGAATTGGTAAAAATTGAACCGAAAGCGATTGGCGTTGGCCAATACCAACACGATGTTAGTCAAAGCCAGTTAAGTAAAAGCCTTGATGCTGTTGTAGAAGATTGTGTAAACGCCGTTGGCGTAGATGCGAACTCAGCATCGATTCCATTATTAGCCAGGGTAGCCGGTCTTACCCGCACCATGGCACAAAACATCGTAGCTTACCGAGACGAGAATGGCGCCTTTAACAACCGCCAGCAATTGTTAAAAGTCGCTCGCTTGGGACCAAAAGCCTTTGAGCAGGCAGCCGGTTTTATTCGCATCAACCAAGGTGATAATCCGCTTGACGCTTCTGGTGTGCATCCAGAAAGCTATCAGCTGGTCAATCGCATGGCGAGTGAATCAGGATTAGCGGTCGAGCAACTGATAGGCGAGCAACAGCACATTAAACAGCTTGACGCGAAAAACTTTGTTACTGAGCAATTTGGTTTACCGACCATTAAAGACATTTTAAGCGAGCTGGAAAAACCGGGTCGCGATCCTCGCGGTGAATTTAAAACCGCGAAATTTAAAGAAGGGGTAAACAAACTTACCGACCTTACCGAAAACCTGATTCTTGAAGGGGTTGTCAGTAATGTCACTAAATTTGGTGCCTTTGTTGATATCGGTGTGCATCAGGATGGCCTGGTTCACATCTCGTCGTTAACCGACAAGTTTGTCAGCGACCCCCATGACGTGGTTAAAGCCGGCGATATTGTTAAAGTAAAAGTGTTGGAAGTGGACGTAAAGCGCAAACGTATTTCATTGACTATGCGCCTGAATGAAACCGCTAATGCTGGTAAATCCGACAATCGCAGTAAGAGTAATTCTAGCAACAAAGCCGCTAAGCAAGGGCAGCGTAGTTCGCAAAATCGCCAACGCGATAAACAACCTGCCAATAGCATGATGGGTAATGCGTTCGCCGAAGCCTTTGCCAAAGCGAAAAAATAA
- the greB gene encoding transcription elongation factor GreB yields MKRSNYITRQGWQVLDDELKFLWKQERPKVTQAVSEAAALGDRSENAEYIYGKKRLREIDRRVRFLMKRLDELTIVYPQRQQAGKIFFGAKVGLIDEDDQQVNYQLVGPDEFNVSEGKISIDSPIARALLSKQVGDEVMVKTPQGERYLEVISIDYDFSTF; encoded by the coding sequence ATGAAGCGATCAAATTACATTACCCGTCAGGGCTGGCAAGTCCTTGATGATGAGCTTAAGTTTTTGTGGAAACAGGAACGACCTAAAGTCACCCAAGCGGTATCTGAAGCTGCAGCTTTGGGGGATCGCAGTGAAAATGCCGAATACATTTATGGTAAAAAGCGTTTGCGTGAAATTGATAGACGAGTGCGTTTTTTAATGAAACGTCTCGACGAATTGACGATTGTTTATCCGCAGCGTCAGCAAGCCGGAAAAATTTTCTTTGGCGCTAAAGTCGGTTTAATTGATGAAGATGATCAACAGGTAAACTATCAACTTGTTGGTCCCGATGAATTTAATGTCAGTGAAGGAAAAATCAGTATTGATTCGCCAATCGCCAGGGCTTTGCTCTCAAAACAAGTCGGTGACGAAGTCATGGTAAAGACCCCTCAGGGCGAAAGGTATCTGGAAGTTATTAGCATTGACTATGATTTCAGCACCTTTTAG